A genomic segment from Vespula pensylvanica isolate Volc-1 chromosome 25, ASM1446617v1, whole genome shotgun sequence encodes:
- the LOC122637210 gene encoding uncharacterized protein LOC122637210, whose translation MKVIDFSNTLRAMTFSKRLLCLSGIWPLEIRDSLFISFIVYGLVFNILALLDMIKYIKNFGYILANVMEYMVIIMALTKLIMLRIKYRSLSQFLIETKADYTADNYTNDEERLIFFKYNKLSYRFIIILFPWATFLTLSYYLKAIIPNILMVRANSSSEYKLSAQIKLLEPTDAKRYALDCLFELIRVIMIISDYLGADALLISIGFHLTGQLAILKYRVRCSLNDTHGSRQRIRKIILGHHRLIRLADLLEDSFNIIIGQHLFGTTILLCVSSYRMLTSLALIETTGIITFVVFALLLMCKLFFYCYVGESLLEEVIHQILI comes from the exons gtGATAGATTTCTCTAATACACTAAGGGCGATGACATTCAGCAAACGATTACTTTGTCTGTCAGGAATTTGGCCATTGGAAATTCGCGACAGTTTATTCATATCGTTTATAGTTTATGGCCttgttttcaatatattaGCACTACTAGATATGATAAAGTACATCAAAAATTTTGGTTACATTCTCGCTAATGTAATGGAGTATATGGTGATAATAATGGCGTTGACAAAACTTATAATGTTACGAATAAAGTATCGTTCGTTGTCACAATTTCTGATCGAAACGAAAGCAGATTACACAGCTGATAATTATACAAACGACGAAGagagattgattttttttaaatataacaaacttTCTTATAGATtcatcatcattttatttccttgGGCGACATTTTTAACTCTTTCCTATTATCTTAAAGCTATTATACCGAATATACTAATGG TTAGGGCAAATTCTTCAtcggaatataaattatctgcTCAAATAAAGCTACTGGAACCGACCGATGCAAAACGTTATGCACTTGATTGCTTATTCGAACTTATACGTGTGATAATGATCATTTCCGATTACTTGGGAGCTGAtgcattattaatttcaattggTTTTCATCTTACTGGTCAATTGGCCATATTGAAGTACAGAGTGAGATGTTCTTTAAATGATACACACGGTTCACGGCAGAggattcgaaaaataattcttggaCATCATCGGTTGATAAG ATTAGCGGATTTATTAGAGGATAGTTTTAACATCATTATCGGTCAACATTTATTTGGGACAACTATATTGCTTTGTGTATCGAGTTATCGAATGCTCACC AGTTTAGCACTCATCGAAACAACAGGTATCATAACATTTGTTGTATTTGCTCTTCTTTTGATGTgcaaattgtttttttattgctACGTGGGAGAATCTCTCCTCGAGGAAGTAATTCATcaaattcttatttaa